One region of Malania oleifera isolate guangnan ecotype guangnan chromosome 6, ASM2987363v1, whole genome shotgun sequence genomic DNA includes:
- the LOC131157688 gene encoding zinc finger protein 1, with product MEPPRSELCVSETSSIISVSISEPQPCLPASMDSQKDEKPVVLQEQDDQQQPKTANPHLILDLSLCSKDSDNGSKLELNLIDCFEMIPSRNSPETPQGNATEPRVFSCNYCQRKFYSSQALGGHQNAHKRERTLAKRGQRLGAAPAVFVNSPNSPLYRYSSMASLPLHGSFNRSLGIQAHSMIHKPSFLPSPMGSSQLYGQKSWSRLPIDQQPAVGRLAAENYHAGTAVGSSSNGGAARFEGMRKFSQGGSEGIGVANWWESATAPHLKTNQEELQKLDLSLKL from the coding sequence ATGGAACCACCAAGATCAGAACTGTGTGTTTCTGAAACTTCAAGCATCATCTCAGTTTCAATTTCAGAACCCCAACCATGCCTTCCTGCCTCAATGGATAGCCAGAAGGATGAAAAGCCAGTAGTACTGCAAGAACAAGATGATCAACAGCAGCCAAAAACTGCGAATCCTCATCTCATATTGGATCTAAGCCTCTGCAGCAAGGATTCCGATAATGGGTCGAAGCTGGAACTCAATCTCATCGACTGTTTTGAGATGATCCCTTCCCGAAACTCGCCAGAAACTCCTCAGGGCAATGCGACAGAACCAAGAGTGTTTTCCTGCAACTACTGCCAAAGAAAATTCTACAGCTCACAGGCACTTGGAGGCCACCAAAATGCACATAAGCGCGAGCGAACACTTGCAAAACGAGGGCAGCGCCTCGGAGCAGCCCCGGCAGTCTTCGTAAACTCCCCAAACTCGCCGCTATATCGATACTCCAGCATGGCTTCTCTGCCTCTTCATGGATCTTTCAACAGGTCTCTTGGCATTCAAGCACACTCCATGATCCACAAGCCATCTTTCTTGCCATCCCCAATGGGTTCTTCACAACTATATGGGCAAAAGAGCTGGTCAAGATTGCCAATAGATCAACAACCTGCAGTTGGGAGGCTTGCAGCAGAGAATTATCATGCCGGGACAGCCGTTGGATCGTCATCGAACGGTGGAGCAGCCAGGTTTGAAGGTATGAGGAAGTTCTCTCAGGGTGGTAGTGAGGGCATTGGGGTTGCAAACTGGTGGGAGAGTGCCACTGCCCCCCATTTGAAGACTAACCAAGAAGAGCTGCAAAAGTTGGACTTGTCCCTTAAGCTCTGA